A single genomic interval of Aphidius gifuensis isolate YNYX2018 linkage group LG6, ASM1490517v1, whole genome shotgun sequence harbors:
- the LOC122859707 gene encoding probable G-protein coupled receptor Mth-like 1 — protein sequence MINPLVGKNLYQDLYHMQIPKKCCSYNHIFNDDLICIKKLSTSEPYLNTLNKTESASQCLHNQSMIFIEKYETTSTDYLKFYVPDDVCIEETLNGTIFIAKCRRQYSTILGLGSVVFWGAKTYMSTNLMHVILGIFVILVYLPVPELGRGIHSRAVVQHNICHMMQGIVLQFLSSCELNDCHVNDNLMIFLWLCLQYFTIATVFWLNSICFDMTLAITRFRWMPGSRYNHDGHSRKLLIYGIFSWGGPLIPVVIAGICDYNPNITNEFFLKPNYLNFRNGPSLIVNMYFFLLPMITLLLNNILFIFTTYKIIKIHNSTKFIMKNRNIMLKKKYFLFLNLYMLMGAPWYFGMLFACLNKLFVLKICRLLQPIVWLIIKKIDKANLPCD from the coding sequence atgataaatcctttagttggaaaaaatttgtatCAAGATTTGTATCACATGCAAATTCCAAAAAAGTGTTGTTCATATAATCacatatttaatgatgatttaatatgtattaaaaaattatcaacaagtgaaccatatttaaatacattaaataaaacagaaaGTGCATCACAGTGTCTTCATAATCaatcaatgatatttattgaaaaatatgaaacaaCAAGtactgattatttaaaattttatgtaccTGATGATGTTTGTATTGAGGAGACATTAAAtggtacaatatttattgcaaaGTGTCGTCGTCAATATTCAACAATACTTGGACTGGGTTCAGTTGTATTTTGGGGTGCAAAAACCTATATGTCTACAAATTTAATGCATGTCATTTTGGgaatttttgttattcttGTTTATTTACCTGTACCAGAACTTGGACGTGGTATTCATAGTCGTGCTGTTGTTCAACATAATATTTGTCATATGATGCAAGGCATTGTGTTACAATTTTTAAGTAGCTGTGAATTAAATGACTGTCatgtaaatgataatttaatgatttttttgtggTTGTGTCTTCAGTATTTTACAATTGCTACTGTATTTTGGTTAAACAGTATTTGTTTTGATATGACACTGGCAATAACTAGATTCAGATGGATGCCTGGAAGTCGATACAATCATGATGGACACAGTAGAAAATTACTTATATATGGTATTTTTTCTTGGGGTGGTCCATTGATACCTGTTGTGATTGCTGGTATATGTGATTATAATCCAAATattacaaatgaattttttttaaaaccaaattatttaaattttcgtaATGGACCAagtttaattgtaaatatgtatttttttcttcttccaaTGATAACgttgttattgaataatatattattcatatttacaacttataaaattattaaaattcataatagcacaaaatttatcatgaaaaatcgTAATAttatgctgaaaaaaaaatattttctttttctcaatCTTTATATGTTGATGGGTGCACCATGGTATTTTGGAATGTTATTTgcatgtttaaataaattatttgttcttAAAATATGTCGATTATTACAGCCAATTGTATGGCTCATTAT
- the LOC122859007 gene encoding uncharacterized protein LOC122859007, producing the protein MFCIKSIFLLLIIIKNTSAVLIKCCDDNYYLNDNFKCIKSQKNNTVTFDNITDGTESSFKPCIYDFIGQSSEEKMCMGILKNETIIKVSCFVVHGVTENIQCDSLLTVLNFWGAKMVIFATIFYTIPYLILIIVYVVYSDLRIRAYDKSVLSFSVYYFVINCCLVTLGLFETCHKILPAYVYGIFGLVFIFLVQQTCMWLFAICFDITLVITRFQWAPGNDDSKKRNEIKKFRTYTVIILAVSLIPTVITAVFEFIPILPNDSFFKPNFSNFHGKRKTSQLIYTFTVPVLMLLANTILFIYTTYKMFKVQKDTKFLNKNNVKQAKSKYWVYLKLYLIMDTPWISGTLSAIYPSLWMLKFVRMIQPLLVLYVTLPKKRVIQAIGCKKKVLNKSPSIRMIQLTDKKSLKQLNDNELGLTKPLNINEDDK; encoded by the exons atgttttgtattaaatcgatttttttacttttaataattataaaaaatacaagtgcTGTACTAATCAAGTGTTGTGATGAcaactattatttaaatgataatttcaaatgtattaagtctcaaaaaaataacacagtaacttttgataatataactGATGGAACTGAATCTTCTTTCAAGCCTTGCATTTATg atTTTATTGGCCAATCAAGTGAGGAAAAAATGTGTAtgggaattttaaaaaatgaaacaattatCAAAGTGTCTTGTTTTGTTGTTCATGGAGTTACTGAAAATATCCAGTGTGATAGTTTATTgacagttttaaatttttggggTGCAAAAATGGTTATATTTGCTACAATTTTTTACACAATaccatatttaattttaattattgtttatgttGTTTATTCAGATCTTAGAATTCGTGCTTATGATAAATCAGTACTGTCATTtagtgtttattattttgtgattaATTGTTGTCTCGTGACTCTTGGATTATTTGAAACTtgtcataaaattttacctGCTTATGTTTATGGAATTTTTGgattagtttttatatttttagtacaACAAACTTGCATGTGGTTATTTGCAATTTGTTTTGACATTACACTTGTTATTACTAGATTTCAATGGGCACCCGGTAATGATGattctaaaaaaagaaatgaaattaaaaaatttcgtaCGTATACCGTAATTATTTTAGCTGTATCATTGATTCCAACTGTTATTACTGctgtttttgaatttataccAATTTTGCCAaatgattcattttttaaaccaaacttttcaaattttcatggTAAACGTAAAACATCACAGttaatatatacattcacGGTTCCAGTTTTAATGCTACTAgcaaatacaatattatttatttatacaacttACAAAATGTTTAAAGTACAAAAAGATactaaatttttgaataaaaataatgttaaacaAGCCAAAAGCAAATATTGGGTATATCTTAAGCTATATTTAATTATGGATACACCATGGATATCTGGAACTTTGTCTGCAATTTATCCAAGTCTTTGGATGTTAAAATTTGTACGAATGATACAACCACTATTGGTACTTTATGTAACACTTccaaaaaaaagagtaattcaAGCAATtggatgtaaaaaaaaagtattaaataaaagtcCATCTATTCGTATGATTCAattaactgataaaaaatctttaaaacaattaaatgacaatgaaTTGGGTTTAACAAAGCCACTTAATATTAATGaggatgataaataa